AGTcatgtctgctgggttccttgttaaaaggtattttttttttttatttaaatttaaaaatgtattatgaaatgtaaaaagtaatccagattaagtgacttTATAATTTCTCTCCAGACTACTGCTGGTTTGTTTGTTAAATGGAGTTTCCCGTGACTCCATTTTTGTGAGGGGTAAGTCTGGGTTAAACTATATCCTGAAATGATTCCAAGTAGCAACATGCCTCCCTAAATTTAGaacaatttcaataaaaatgtattgttacaGCTAATGCAAACTCAAAATTGAAAAGTGTGCATTTACTCAAACTGTACACTTGGGTGATCATCCTGTGGTTctacaacctttttttttttttttttgcaacttttcttttcttcttctctctaaACTTTCCATAGGAATTTACTTCCTGTGGTAGTAAAGGCCAGTTGCGCACACATTGGCAGCTGGAAAGCAAAATTGACATctgtgaagcaaagcacagATTCTGGCTACAGTCCACGCCTAACTGATCTCACTCAAACTCTTAAATTAGCTCTGCTTCAGTCCTCTTTAAGGTTGTGGTTATCCTTGTTGCTTTTCTGAAAGGTCTGTCATTTATCTTGCTATTAAATCAGCAGTCTCCCCTATGATTGTTTAGACCTGAAACACTGCAATAACACTTATGTATTAATGTCTTCTGTAATTCTGACTTTTCTGAGAAATCTAATTTTCATCAGCTGTACACCAACAACAACCTGATGTAATTTTCACTACAActtttggtttatttctgtttaatgaAATTACCTTCTTTCATATTACTGAGGCATGCCTAGTAGccctactgtttttttttttttttgtttgttttttttttcccccatctaaaatgtttgtttgcagTCAGAATATAATCTTTGTCCATTATTTTATCTGTAAACTCAAATCACACTACTTTCTTTTCCCAGTTGCTGGATCAGAAACTCAGGCATGGCGAGCTGTCCAAGCCCCTCGTCACAATTGGAAACAGCCCTCCCAATCTGTCCACAATCGCATGCCACCTCAAGATGATAAGACCATACCTTGGTTGAGTGTCCTTGAAGGCGTTATGAAGACCTATGGCCAAAGAGACTCAGATCATCAGAAACCACCCCAAACCCCCCCACAGCAACAGCTCCGTCCCGCTCATCAACAGATTGCTTGGAACCCCTATCAGCAACCGCATCATGGTCCTGTTAAACGCCCTGCTGAACCATTGCCATCACAAGACCGTCCTGTATTGGGCCCTGAAAATGATAAAATGAGCCTGAATTTACCTCTTCACTACTTCCCAATGTTTAAAGATGTCGGTAAAGCTGAGGATGTAAGTGGCAATGATGGAGCTGGTAGCCGTTACAGGCTTGCTCCAGAAGGGTTTGCCAAGGATCCACTTGTAGGTAAGCTTGATCTTGCCTTAAGACAGTCTGCTCCCATCTTAAGGCTTTTACAAGATAAATATTTCAGACCAGCATTCCTCCCTTTTCTTGGCAATCGACAACCAGCCAAACGACATCCAGCTGGACCATTATCCCTCCCTTTTCTTGGCAATCAACAACCAGCCAAACGACATCCAGACTGGACCTTCTTGCAACAAGGTCCAGGACCTCAACAACCCCCTAAAGGTCTGGGACATCCTCAGCCCCAGAAGATTCATTCAGGATGCCCGATGGGTCATCACTGCCCAGAACAGATGCACCACCAACCCATTTTCTACCATGTTTTCGGACAAAGCAACCAACCCCTGAATAAACCTTGGCCAGAGCAGGTTCCTTCAAGGTTGGCAAGTCATCCTACCAGACATCGTAGTCCTGGTACTCCACAAATGCGGCCGTGGCTCAATGTTCCAGCTCATGCATATTTTCGTGACAGCAGTCTGAACACTTACCCAATGGGCTTTCAATCTCCTTCGGGACGGATGGCTCAGAATAATCCTCAAGTTCAGCATTGGCCAACATGCCCAAAAAGCTTCACAACAGACCAAGGCAGCTATCTGGGCTCGTAGTTTATTTTTCTAGTCAGCACTTGGGAGGGAAAAAagactttaacatatttaaacttGCATTTATAAATTGTCTGCTACAAAATGTTTGCTACAGCATTTTAGAAGTTGGAATCAAATGCAACTTGCCATGATGTCAAGTTTTTTTCTCTGGGATCTACAAACATGATGTAAAAGCCTGTCTATGTAcaaaaaatgcaactgatccTAATAAAGTGTTCTTTATAACTTATTCCTGATAATGCAATTTTATTATGTTTCTGGTGGCTGAATAGCACTTGTGATCAAGTGACTCTGTAGCTTAATCCTCCTGCTGCCTTAAAGTGTTACCTTTTATTCACATTACCATGTAATCTGaacaaaaatgacaaagtctTGTGTTGAAATCGCAGTCAATTTCACACCAGCGACGTGAACACTTAAGATTTATTGGCAGCAGACAGAGCGTGTGTTCTTCTCCAGAATACACTACCTGAATTTGGCAGCCAAGGGGATGGCACTACAGATGTGGGGAACCAAAAAGAATCATGATAAAAATGGAGCAATATTGCCACCTGGTCAGCATATGTGCCATTTCCCATCCtacggggggtgggggggggggttaaatggcacaatgtacttttttttttttttttttttttttttgggactcCCCCCTCTCCTGGagcatctcaggtctccactaagtgtgaaGCCCATGCCTGCTGCTCTGGCTCCTCTCCGTTGGTGGTCCTCTGTGTCTAAGGCTGGGTGCTCGGGTTTGTGCTGACTCCCTCCTGGCGGCTgttcttttgggggggggggggctgagtATCTGGGTCCATGGCAGGATCCAGTCCGAGGTAGTTGGCTGCCGCCAGAGCCAGTGGGCTCATCACCGCAGCTCCTTGGGGCTTCTCTCtactcttccctgggatgggggaggcagctatccTTATGTAAGTTCCTCTGGAGGACCTTTCTGGCATCGGTGTTCTGGTTTTCCCCCGTGTCTGCCTCAGCGCTCTGGGGGTtaggtctttggctcctcacaaccactactgagcatttttcttatggataagcCTTAGTTACATACACAAATGCACTCTCTCAAACacgtgcttggatccaggtattTAGATTCGCTTATATACAGAAAACCTCTATAATTAGGCCACAGGtctgctgtcactttatacatcttgtattaaacaatACGTATTTAGAGATTTGATCAAGgcgtttgtacctgtaatacttgtggattttttttttttttttttctttatctctcGCTGCAGGTGTAGAAGTGGACTCCAAGgatgttctctccttttcctctattttgtttcccttttagccttttgtctcatctttttcttctaccttcccatttttgtgtccattgaatgtaaaatagtcccagcataaactCTAAAGCTTCTTGAATATATCAATCAAGTGGAACAcaatggtgaaagcagtaaggcgccacttttgaaaataaaatctcttgGGCTCtctctggcattaagacaattatTGATGCTACACTGCCTgacaggacacgtaaaaaaacacagaaaatggaagagaaaagtaaataccagagtaaatattgcacatatATGCTGTCTGATGCAGCTATGTATTGTTTAACACAGTACAGGTTGTTTTCTCTAACAATCaaattgcaaaaacagaacaaagtaTCAGTCAGCTTAAGACACTTTAGTGCACTGGGTAAAATTTTTAATTGTGCCTcctgcattatttttttaaatcgtaCTCTGTTTATGTGCACTCGCACAAGATAAatatattctgtttatttttcagttaaGATAATCTTCCAAACAAAACCAAGAACAATTTGAAATGCAATATCCGAAGCCTACACCATGCCTGGCAACATCTGCTGCTGAGGAAAGAACACCTGATAGTGAGCACCTACGAAGCAAGCTGTCCTGTGGGATTTAGGGACATGACCACCTGGGGAAAAAGAGTAACTCATAAAGAGCATTTGAAGGGCATTATGCAAAATTCTTAGggttaataaagcaacaaaaaagattaaaaagcaGAACACTGACTCTCAACCAGCCTCTAAGCTGAATATTGAGTCAAATTGGAAACTTACATTacccttctttttcttttaccacAATGTGTTTGTGTTGACTGTCATTCTGCAGTTTTATCACAAATTATCATCTGCACCTTCTGTTGTAACAAAGCAGGCTACcctgacaaaatgttttttttactctttttggaatGAATCTATATGTGCTCACCAAAATAAGCAGATTATGCTTGAGAAACTTATGGAGCTACAattaatttctaataaaatagtGGAGTCCTCCTATACTCAAGTTTACAAACTACCATGAAAAGCACTGGCAAACaggcttttaaattctgaaatTCTACTTTGTCCCACACACTATACtctataaaaactaaaatataaatgaTTTCAGAAGGGCACTTTTTTGCCCAGCGGAAAAGGGCTGGTGCTCTAGCACCACCTAGTGTCTTTCTATGCTCATCCCTGGTTAGAAAGACTTCTGAAATTCCAACATTGGCTTTCATAAAAGGTACCTGCATGAGAGGTCACATGCCTCATAAAAGCCAGAGATAAAGCTTTAATATCCTTGTGCAAAGTGTCCATCAGTCTGTTTCACAATTTCCTGACCAGGAACAGGTTAGCAGTCAGCCTTGGTTTAATGCTGGAGTGTCCTTAAATTCCCATGTGTTTAGAAATTAAACACCTGGTCCATGTCCATTCAATTTCATGTAAATATCTTGTATTAAAGGACAGTTTTATGATGCAGTATAAAgacttgtgttttttaaaaatactgttttGATCTGTATTAGCACAATTGGCAAGATATGATAAAATTAATATGTAATGATGGAATGGGCCTCAGGTTTCAATACTGCATGTGTAGTTTCAGTCAGCTGGGATGCACTTTTAAACTATGCACATAAGTAAATGGTAACGTTTCATCTCAATTTACtttgcaaacatgttttttttttactacatatATAGATGCTTAGTCACATCAGTTATATTTTGCTctgttaaaataagttaaatcaacagctttttttcacattaattgATTTGTGATGTAACTTTATGTTCTTAGAGTTGTGGGTATTCCTTTTTGTGGGATTGCTGAAAATGAAATTAGATGCCACGTTAAAACCTGGCTTGGCATTCGTGAAAGCTATGACTTTGACGTGTGTTGATGAGGTTTGATCAatctatttgcttttttttttggatttggtCAATTCTACCTCCAGTACTTAAAAGCTAGCTTATCTGTAAAGCCTCCATGTGGTGTAACAAATCcttatttataatttatctgTGTCCAAAGAGGCCTaattggtaaggactctttagccaaagtggaagtgtgtcAGTGTTTGCCATGAGAAATGCCGTCCAATTAGACTCTTCTTAcatagctcctgttccttgacctttcatggggtcaacagtaagaacattGTCGTGTGGAGGTCAAATTTGGACAGTCTTCAACTCCAACGTCGTTATGTGACAGAAACGCACATGAAAGATGCAAATCAAaaccaggcctacagccttctgaaaatgagctacaaagTTTGAGATTTATTaattctctctggacatttttgtttatttacgtgagggggctgtgctgatacgtcatgtcatgcaaagacTTGTGGGATACCTAAAGGGTTCTTAGTGAACCTAGCCATGGGAGggtacaggctccttttcctacctccttctttactgactgcactattgggacagcacttatcatggcgaccgctgacgcacttatGCTTTGACTAAAGAGTCCTTACAGCGTATTCGGACGTTCATCCTGGCTGTGATAGGTTCTGTCAAGGAGCG
This genomic stretch from Fundulus heteroclitus isolate FHET01 chromosome 2, MU-UCD_Fhet_4.1, whole genome shotgun sequence harbors:
- the LOC105929655 gene encoding uncharacterized protein LOC105929655, which encodes MSAGFLVKRLLLVCLLNGVSRDSIFVRVAGSETQAWRAVQAPRHNWKQPSQSVHNRMPPQDDKTIPWLSVLEGVMKTYGQRDSDHQKPPQTPPQQQLRPAHQQIAWNPYQQPHHGPVKRPAEPLPSQDRPVLGPENDKMSLNLPLHYFPMFKDVGKAEDVSGNDGAGSRYRLAPEGFAKDPLVGKLDLALRQSAPILRLLQDKYFRPAFLPFLGNRQPAKRHPAGPLSLPFLGNQQPAKRHPDWTFLQQGPGPQQPPKGLGHPQPQKIHSGCPMGHHCPEQMHHQPIFYHVFGQSNQPLNKPWPEQVPSRLASHPTRHRSPGTPQMRPWLNVPAHAYFRDSSLNTYPMGFQSPSGRMAQNNPQVQHWPTCPKSFTTDQGSYLGS